One endosymbiont 'TC1' of Trimyema compressum genomic window, TTTAAATATTTTAGCTGAAGAATTGGCAATGGATAAAACAGAACTTCAATCTATTGTCTTTGGCAAAAAATTAACGCCTTCAAAACCAAACCACTATAGAGAAGATAGAATAAATGAAAAACCAAAAAAAATCGAAGCAGAGGAGCCTCTTGATAAAAGCCAATTAGCAGCTGTTAAGCTTTTTACTAATCATTTGCAATTTGCTCATCTGTTTAATGAAGAAATATTAGTTTCTTTTACGAATGAGAGAATAAGAGCTTTATTGGATTATATTTTGGCATTACCTTCAGAGGAAAGAAGGATGGATGTAATTTTAGCTAAACTACATTCAGACTTGGATATGAAAAGTATTTTGGCAGCTCTTACAATGGAATCAGAATACGAATTCCCTGTTATGGAAGAAAAAGATTTTGAGTGTTACTTACTTGCTGTTAGAAAAAATTATTTAAAGGTATTGCTTAACGAAATAATTGTTAAAATGAAATTAGCAGAAAAAGAAGGAAATAAGAGTTTGCTTAACGAACTACAAAAAGAGGGTATTTTCTATACAAAGGAAATTACTCAAATAGAGAAAACACAAAAAGGAGTTTTATGATGAGGAAAGCTAAGGCGACAAAAAAAGTGACTAAAGACGATGTGCTAGAAGCTGATATTGATCTCGCAATTAGTGACAGTAAAAAAGAACAACTTCAAGGAATTATTACAGATATTATTAAAGGCAACAAGTCTGCCATTACATTATCAACTAGGGAAGAGATTAAAGATAGCTATAAGGATTTAGAGTTATCTTTAGAAGAATTTACTTTTATTTATGATGAACTTGAAAAACAGGGTTTAGATATTTTAAATGATGAGATTGATGAGATTGAAGAAGCGAAACCTTTAGACTTATCTGTCTCTGAAGGGGTTTCAACTGATGATCCAGTTCGTATGTACTTAAAAGAAATTGGACGTGTTGATCTTTTAACTTCAGAAGAAGAAATTGTATTGGCAAAGCGTATGGAATCTGGCGATGATGAAGCCAAAAAAGAACTAGCAGAAGCAAATCTGAGACTGGTAGTTAGTATTGCAAAGCGCTATGTTGGTAGAGGTATGTTGTTTTTGGATTTGATTCAGGAAGGAAACTTGGGACTTATTAAGGCTATTGATAAATTTGATTACACAAAAGGTTTTAAATTTAGTACGTATGCTACTTGGTGGATTCGTCAAGCCATTACTAGAGCAATTGCTGACCAAGCAAGGACAATCCGTATACCTGTTCATATGGTAGAAACTATTAATAAATATATTCGTGTTTCAAGACAATTGCTACAGGAAAAAGGCCGTGAACCGCTACCAGAGGAAATTGCTGAGGAAATGGATGTTACTTTAGATAAGATTAGAGAAATCCAAAAAATTTCTTTAGAACCAGTTTCTTTGGAAACACCAATTGGCGAAGAAGAAGATAGTCACCTTGGTGATTTTGTTGAAGATGAAGGTGCTTTGTCTCCTCCTGATATTGCTGCTTTTATGCTTTTGAAAAAGCAGTTAGAGGAAGTTCTGGACACATTAACTGAGCGAGAAAAGAAAGTATTAACACTTCGTTTCGGATTAGATGATGGGAGAAGTAGAACCTTGGAGGAAGTTGGTAAAGAATTTGGAGTAACTAGGGAAAGAATTCGACAAATCGAAGCCAAAGCATTAAGAAAATTGAAACATCCTAGTAGAAGTAAGAAACTTAAAGATTATTTAGATTAAAAGATAACAAGGCGTCTTTTTAAGAGGCCTTGTTATGTGTTTTTTTAAGTAGATATGTTATAATATAGTGAAGAATTTAGAAGGAGATGAAAGTTATGGTATGGATTATTGTAGGCGTAATCATTTTATTGATTATAGTATTTTTTGTTGCATTTTATAACCGTTTAGTAGGTTTGAAAAACAAAGTCAAAGAAGCCTTTTCCACTATCGGCGTATATCTTAAGAAAAGGTATGACTTAATTCCTAATTTAGTGGAGACTGTAAAAGGTTATGCGAATCATGAGAAGAGTACATTGGAAAATGTTACCCAGGCGAGAAATGTAGCTATGGGCGCAACCAATGCTGAGGATAAATTCGCAGCTGAAAATATGCTTACTGGCACATTAAAGAGCTTATTTGCTGTAGCTGAAAGCTATCCTGATTTAAAAGCAAATACAAATTTTTTAGATTTGCAAAGACAGCTTCAAGCTATTGAAGATGAAATTGCTATGAGCAGAAAATATTATAATGCAAACGTAAGAGAATACAATATTGCTGTTCAATCTTTCCCAAATAACATTGTTGCTGGTATTACTGGATTTAAGGAAGAGCCTTACTTTGAAGTAGATGAAGCGAGCACACAACCTGTGGAGGTTAAATTTAATGATTAAAATGTATAGAAAGCAGCTGCTAGTAGCTGTTACTTTAATATGTTTTTTTGCAGCTGCTCTTACGGGTAGCTGCCTTTTTGCTAGTAGTACTAATAATACAGGTAATTATAGAGTCACTAATTATGATGTAAATATAAATATAACGGATGAGAATTTTTACGAAGTACAAGAAAGTATCTTTGTTAATTTCCCAGTACCAAAACATGGAATTTTTAAATTTATACCTTATCGTTTTTCAGAAAACAGAAATGTATTTCCAAGAATCGAGAATATTAATGTTCTCGATTATCCTTTTGATGTATCTACAGACAGTAGTGAGGGGACATCAGTCAAAGTACTTAAAATTGGAGATGCAGATAAGGAATTAACAGGTAATTATGTTTATAAGATAAACTTTGATTATAAAGTTGGTAAAATACCTGGAAATCAGCAATTTATTTATTACAATATTATGGGTAATATGTCTACTAATATAGATAAAGGAAGAATTAGAATTCAATTACCTAAAGCCATTGACGATAGTAAAATACAATTTTTCCAAGGTGCTATTGGTTCTAAAACAGCGTTTACTAATTTTGGTTATGATGATGTTAATAAGGCTATTGTAGCAGATGTAGTAAAACCTATAGGGCCTAATGAGTTTTTAACAGTCTTTATTCCTGTGCCTGATGACTATTTTTCAGCAGCCGCTATACTGTCATCTACCTATGATGCTTTTTTACCAGGCTATTTAGTTGCTTCAATTGTGGTGTTAATCGTTATTTTGTTATTATGGTTCTTCTTTGGCAGAAGCCATAAAATTGTATCCGTTGTAGAATTTTATCCACCTGAAGGCTTATCTCCAATTGCTGTGGATAAGTATTTGAGAGAAACGGATTTAGATGTGGTAACACCTGACAAAGTAAAAAAATGTAGTAGTTTGTTTTATTACTTAGCAAATAAAGGTTATCTGAATATTTCTTTTGAAGATAAGGATAACTTTATTTTAAAGAAAACCAATAAATCCTTAGGAGAAGAAGCAGATCACATTATTTACTTTTATAATAGTATCTTCAAAGAAAAAGATGAAGTGGCTAAGGCAGATATTGAAAAAGATTATTATGAAATTGCAAGCAATACTATTTCCATGCTTCCTGCATGTAAAGTTGTTGAAGGTAAGAGCAAAGGCTTTATGGTCCTAGGCTTTATTTTGGCTTGTATTCCTGTGATTCCTATTATTATAGGTCTGGCAGATAAAACACCTGTAGGCATGTTTGTAAGCATTGTTATATATTTAGCTACATTGATTATTCTTTCCATTAGCGGTAATATTCTTGAAAAAAGTATTTCTGGTATTGGTAGAGGTAAAGGAGGTTCATTTATTGTTACTATCGTGACAATTATAGGCGGTAGCCTAATTTTAATGCTTGTGACGGGTGTGGTTTCTTTAGTTGTGCTATATTTACTTTTTGGTTTTTCTTTCCTCTGGAGTTTTTTCATCATAAAAAGGAATGCTGACCAAGCCATGTTAATGGGCCGCTTAAAAGGATTTAGAACTTTTATTGATAAAGCAAAAAAAGATGAGCTGGAAAAGCTCATTAATGAATCACCTATGTATTTTTATGATATTCTACCTTATGCTCATGTTTTTGGGGTAACTAAGGTTTGGATTGATAAATTTAAAGATATTGATGTTGTTCAGCCTGATTGGTATCAAGGTAACAGCGGTGTGCCATTTACCTATCTCTGGATATATGGTGGTTTAATGAACAGTATGAATAGTGCTGTTGATACAGGTATTCGATCTAGTAGTATTGGTCAGTTTAATTCTGCTGGTGGTGGCACTGGTGGTGGAGGGGGATTCTCCGGTGGCGGATTTGGCGGTGGTGGAGGGGGTTCTTGGTAACCCCCTCCTAAAACGGTTTTTGTTTAGTGATTTTATGAATTTCCCCATAGGCAACCGGATGTTTCTTTAAAGCATCTTCAAGGGTTTTTGAATCTTTTTCATCAAGTCTTGCAGCAATGCCACATGATGTACTAATTTCTCTAGGTACAGGTACTATTCTAAAAGGGAATCGTCCTTTAAATGTATTTTCAAAAGTTAGTGCATCATGTGTTGAGGAAAATGTAATGTAAATATAGGTCATTAGTATCATCCTTTCATAAGTCATTAATTATATTATAAACCATAAGGAGAATTAAATGGAAGTTTATTTAGATTATGGGGCAACAAGTTATAAAAAGCCAGCAGTGGTTTTTGAAGCTATGTCATCTTTTTTTAATAACAATAATACTAATCCTGGCAGAGGAGGATACCAGTTAGCTGTTGAAGCAGGTCAATGTGTTTTTCAAGCCAGAGCCAATATTCTGAAATTTTTTAATGGCAGTTTGGAAGACCAAGTTATTTTTACAAAAAATGTAACGGAAGCTCTTAATATTGTAATAAAGGGATTAGCTAATAAAAGTGATCATTTTTTAATTTCATCTATTGAGCATAACAGTGTCTATAGAACTATTGATTATTTAGCACAAATCGGTTTAATTACCTATGACATTGTAGCAGTATTGCCATCAGGTGAGTTTTCTTTTGAGAGTTTGGAAAATAAAAAGAGAAATAATACAAAGGCTTTTATTTTAAATCACGCCTCTAATGTTTCAGGTCACATTATGCCAATTAATGATATTGGCAAATATTGCCGAGAAAATAATATTCTTTTAGTTGTTGATGGTGCTCAAAGTGCAGGTATATTGCCTGTTGATTTTCAAAATCAACCAATGGATGTTTTTTGTTTTACTGGACATAAACATTTAATGGGACCTATGGGAACCGGTGGTTTTTTAATTAAAAAATCATTAGGTGAGTCCATACCACCCCTCATTCACGGAGGAACAGGTAGTTTATCAGAAAATGCTCTAATGCCTGGATTTTTACCTGATCATTTTGAAGCTGGTACTGTCAATGCAGTTGGGATAGCTGGGTTGGGTGCGGCTGTTGAGTATCTTCTTGAGAAAAGTATTCTACAACTGGAAGGAAAAGAAAAGGACCTTCATAACAGATTATATAAAGGTCTTTTAGATAGTGTTCCTAATATTCATTTTTATGGTAATATGGCTGTTCCTAAAATTGGGGTCATGTCTTTTAATATTGAAAATGTCGATAATGGTGAGTTTGCTGATTATCTTGATGAATATTTTCAAATAATGGCTAGAAGTGGCTTACATTGTTCTCCTTTAGCCCATGAGACATTTTCAGATTTAAGAGGAAGTATTCGCTTTTCAGTGGGACATTATACTACTGATGAAGAAGTTGATTATGTTTTAAACTGTTTTGATAGTTTATTCTAAACCAGCTAATATTTGGATACCGTTACTAGTGCCTATTCTAGACACGCCTTTTTCAATATAGGCGCTAAAGCGTCAATTGTCGTTCTAATGCCGCCAGAGGCTTTTATTTTAGTTTTAGGTGCTCCAGCTTTTATTAAGTCAATATTTTCTAAGGTTGCGCCTCTCTTTGGCCAAACCCACTAGATTTTTTAATAAAATCCGCACCTCCAGTTGCTGCTAATTTTGAAGCAATTGTAATTTCCTTAGAGGTTAAAAGACTGGTTTAAATAATAACTTTTAATGGAATAGACTGACAAACTTTTTTGATACTTTCAATTTCTTCTTGGTAAGCAATGAAATTTCTATTTTTAAGGTGAGGTATATTGGCGACTATATCGATTTCTTCAGCGCCATCAGTGAGGCACTGATAGGTTTCTACTGCTTTTGATTTAAGGTTTTTATAGCCTAGGGGAAATGCTACAACGGTTATTGTTTTTACGGGTATATTCTTTAGCATCTCACGTCCCTTAGAAACATACATTGGTGGAATGCAAATACTAAAAAAATTATTTTCAATACTTTCTCCTATGAGTTTCTCTAAATCGAGAATAGTCATATTTTGTTTTAAACAAGTGTGATCAATATAGCTGGCAAGTGTTTTTTATCCATGAGAGACTCCTTAAGTTTTTTTATTTATTATATCATAGTAAATCATAAGAGGCGAAATATGTTAGGTACATTAATTAATGTTGGTGCTATTTTTGTTGGTGGTACACTGGGGCTTTTATTTAGAAAAAAAACGCCAGCAGCAATTGGAGATAGAATTATGCAAGGTTTTGGTATTTTCACATTGGTAATTGGAATCAGTGGCGCTATTGTAGGTGAAAACCATTTACTCTATCTGTTTTCAATTATTCTAGGTGCTATTATTGGTGAAAGTTTAAAATTAGAAAAAAGTTAGAAAAATTTACGCATTTTCTAGAGTGTAAGTTTACTAAAGACAATAAAGATAATGATAACTTTAAAGAAGGTTTTATTACGACAACTATGATTTTCTGTGTGGGTTCTATGTCTATTATTGGACCAATTAAGGCTGTTTTTGAAAATGACTTAAGTCTATTAATGATTTAAAGCATCATTAGATGGTGTTACTGCTTTTATTTTTGCTTCTGCATTTGGTTTCAATGTATTGTTATCAGGAATAAGCGTTTTGGTTTATCAAGGCTTAGTTACTTTAGGAGCATTTTTGTTAGTGGATATACTAAGTCCTGAAACTATTAGCGCTATTTCAGTAATGGGAAGCATACTCATTATTGGACTGGGTATTAATTTGTTGAAAATTAAGAAGCTTAATATTGTTAATTTATTGCCTGCAATGTTTATTCCTATATTATATGAACCTATTCAAAGTTTAATAGGCACTCTTAAAAACTATTTTTAAAGGAGAGAAAAATTTGTTAGCACAAATATTGCCAAGTCTTGAAGTTAGAAGTCTAAATCGACTATTTACCTATAGAGTACCTGAGCATTTAGAAAAATCCATAACGTTAGGATCTTGTGTAACTGTTCCTTTTGGCAATGGTGATAGAAAAATAGAAGGATACGTTTTATCTCTTGAAGGTGAAGCAATTAATGAAGATATTAAAGATATTATTGAGATTAAAGAAAATAAAGTTTTTCCTGATGAGAAGATGTTGCTATTGGCAAAAAAAATCAGAGATTATTATTTTATTCCCTATGCAAGCGC contains:
- a CDS encoding LemA family protein, which produces MVWIIVGVIILLIIVFFVAFYNRLVGLKNKVKEAFSTIGVYLKKRYDLIPNLVETVKGYANHEKSTLENVTQARNVAMGATNAEDKFAAENMLTGTLKSLFAVAESYPDLKANTNFLDLQRQLQAIEDEIAMSRKYYNANVREYNIAVQSFPNNIVAGITGFKEEPYFEVDEASTQPVEVKFND
- a CDS encoding DUF3343 domain-containing protein; protein product: MTYIYITFSSTHDALTFENTFKGRFPFRIVPVPREISTSCGIAARLDEKDSKTLEDALKKHPVAYGEIHKITKQKPF
- a CDS encoding DUF2207 family protein, with amino-acid sequence MIKMYRKQLLVAVTLICFFAAALTGSCLFASSTNNTGNYRVTNYDVNINITDENFYEVQESIFVNFPVPKHGIFKFIPYRFSENRNVFPRIENINVLDYPFDVSTDSSEGTSVKVLKIGDADKELTGNYVYKINFDYKVGKIPGNQQFIYYNIMGNMSTNIDKGRIRIQLPKAIDDSKIQFFQGAIGSKTAFTNFGYDDVNKAIVADVVKPIGPNEFLTVFIPVPDDYFSAAAILSSTYDAFLPGYLVASIVVLIVILLLWFFFGRSHKIVSVVEFYPPEGLSPIAVDKYLRETDLDVVTPDKVKKCSSLFYYLANKGYLNISFEDKDNFILKKTNKSLGEEADHIIYFYNSIFKEKDEVAKADIEKDYYEIASNTISMLPACKVVEGKSKGFMVLGFILACIPVIPIIIGLADKTPVGMFVSIVIYLATLIILSISGNILEKSISGIGRGKGGSFIVTIVTIIGGSLILMLVTGVVSLVVLYLLFGFSFLWSFFIIKRNADQAMLMGRLKGFRTFIDKAKKDELEKLINESPMYFYDILPYAHVFGVTKVWIDKFKDIDVVQPDWYQGNSGVPFTYLWIYGGLMNSMNSAVDTGIRSSSIGQFNSAGGGTGGGGGFSGGGFGGGGGGSW
- a CDS encoding aminotransferase class V-fold PLP-dependent enzyme, translated to MEVYLDYGATSYKKPAVVFEAMSSFFNNNNTNPGRGGYQLAVEAGQCVFQARANILKFFNGSLEDQVIFTKNVTEALNIVIKGLANKSDHFLISSIEHNSVYRTIDYLAQIGLITYDIVAVLPSGEFSFESLENKKRNNTKAFILNHASNVSGHIMPINDIGKYCRENNILLVVDGAQSAGILPVDFQNQPMDVFCFTGHKHLMGPMGTGGFLIKKSLGESIPPLIHGGTGSLSENALMPGFLPDHFEAGTVNAVGIAGLGAAVEYLLEKSILQLEGKEKDLHNRLYKGLLDSVPNIHFYGNMAVPKIGVMSFNIENVDNGEFADYLDEYFQIMARSGLHCSPLAHETFSDLRGSIRFSVGHYTTDEEVDYVLNCFDSLF
- the rpoD gene encoding RNA polymerase sigma factor RpoD; translation: MRKAKATKKVTKDDVLEADIDLAISDSKKEQLQGIITDIIKGNKSAITLSTREEIKDSYKDLELSLEEFTFIYDELEKQGLDILNDEIDEIEEAKPLDLSVSEGVSTDDPVRMYLKEIGRVDLLTSEEEIVLAKRMESGDDEAKKELAEANLRLVVSIAKRYVGRGMLFLDLIQEGNLGLIKAIDKFDYTKGFKFSTYATWWIRQAITRAIADQARTIRIPVHMVETINKYIRVSRQLLQEKGREPLPEEIAEEMDVTLDKIREIQKISLEPVSLETPIGEEEDSHLGDFVEDEGALSPPDIAAFMLLKKQLEEVLDTLTEREKKVLTLRFGLDDGRSRTLEEVGKEFGVTRERIRQIEAKALRKLKHPSRSKKLKDYLD